A genomic window from Silene latifolia isolate original U9 population chromosome Y, ASM4854445v1, whole genome shotgun sequence includes:
- the LOC141632434 gene encoding uncharacterized protein LOC141632434, whose translation MNSRAVMLEQQFTNIHMDNYPNVSSYCQALKMIADQLANVGAPVSETRLVLQLITHVSDAYSGIATIIQQSDPLPPFYKARSMLNLEESRRATTSPVSPSASDSALLSSQSDASVKTNNRSASAAPKGGNSSYSNKSKGGRNNRSNYRGKNNGGGNYKQHNGRHGQHQHGQSNNPTTWTWVPVSPWQQQGWPTPPCPYPNAGWAPPTNSRGAGILGPRPQHAFLAQPPTVGPSQGVLVPTDLAAVMQSLNIQQPDDNYYMDTGASSHMTSNHGNLSSYSYLSSPRHIVVGNGNLIPIVGYGAASLPPPHNSLLLKNVLHVPAIIKNLVSVRKFTTDNNVSC comes from the coding sequence ATGAATTCTCGAGCAGTCATGTTGGAGCAGCAATTTACCAACATCCACATGGACAACTACCCCAATGTGTCGTCCTACTGTCAAGCTCTAAAAATGATCGCTGATCAACTTGCTAATGTCGGGGCTCCGGTCTCCGAAACTCGACTTGTTCTTCAACTCATTACCCACGTCTCTGACGCGTACAGTGGGATCGCGACAATCATCCAACAAAGTGATCCTCTCCCCCCCTTTTACAAGGCTAGATCGATGCTCAACTTAGAAGAAAGCCGTCGTGCCACAACCTCCCCTGTCTCCCCTTCTGCCTCTGACTCCGCTCTTCTCTCCTCTCAATCTGACGCCTCGGTTAAGACCAACAACAGGTCTGCCTCCGCCGCTCCCAAGGGTGGTAATTCGTCTTACTCGAACAAAAGCAAGGGTGGGCGCAACAACCGTAGCAACTATCGTGGCAAAAACAACGGAGGTGGCAATTACAAGCAGCATAATGGCCGTCATGGACAACATCAACATGGACAATCGAACAATCCTACCACCTGGACATGGGTCCCTGTTTCTCCCTGGCAGCAGCAAGGGTGGCCCACGCCACCATGTCCGTACCCTAATGCAGGCTGGGCTCCACCCACCAACTCTCGTGGCGCAGGCATTCTTGGACCTCGGCCCCAACATGCCTTCCTTGCTCAGCCTCCCACTGTTGGGCCATCGCAAGGAGTCCTTGTTCCCACTGATCTCGCCGCGGTGATGCAGTCGCTTAACATACAACAGCCGGATGACAACTATTATATGGATACGGGAGCATCGTCGCACATGACATCCAATCACGGTAACCTCTCTTCTTATTCTTATTTGAGCAGTCCTCGTCATATTGTTGTCGGTAATGGTAATTTGATTCCCATAGTTGGTTATGGCGCTGCATCCCTTCCCCCTCCTCATAATTCCCTTTTGTTAAAAAATGTTCTTCATGTCCCTGCCATAATCAAAAATTTGGTTTCAGTCCGTAAATTTACCACCGATAATAATGTCTCCTGTTGA